Part of the Lolium rigidum isolate FL_2022 chromosome 6, APGP_CSIRO_Lrig_0.1, whole genome shotgun sequence genome, TGTGAACTCTCTGTATGCTGGTCCTTCGCAGATACTTCTCAAGCTGGAGGACAACAGGTTGGTCGAGACGGTGGGGATCCCCGTCGACGACAGGGGCACGCCGAGACTCACCGCCTGCGTTTCATCGCAGGTGAATTGGGCAGCGGCGCTTCTCATGCTATTTGCTGGTTCGGCGTCCTTGGTGTTCTCTTGACGGTACCAATGGTGCTAATGCAGGTTGGCTGCCCCTTGCGCTGCTCGTTCTGCGCCACGGGCAAGGGAGGGTTCGCGAGGAACCTTAAGGGGCACGAGATCGTCGAGCAGGTTCTCTCCCTCACAGCATCCTGCGCCTGTCGCTATACCTTGCAACGAAAGATCATTGTAAACAAGCTGAGCTCGTGGTCTTACTTTTTGCTGTGTTGTGGATTGTTGGTCTGGCATTGCAGGTCTTGGCCATAGAGGAGTCGTTCAAGCAGAGGGTGACGAATGTGGTGTTCATGGGAATGGGTGAGCCCATGTTGAATCTGAAAGCAGTTTTGGAGGCACACACATGCTTGAATAAGGTCCGTTGAATTGCAAGCAATTTGGCTGTGCTCGTTTTATTTTCATGAAATATTTGGTCAAATATATTTCTTCAGATGTCCTGTTAAATAAGAAGCTGTTTGATGTGCCCTGTCATTCAACATGAATATATTTCTTTCAGGAACTAAAGATTGGCCAAAGGATGATGACAATCTCCACAGTAGGTGTTCCCAACACGATAAATAAGCTAGCAACTCACAAGCTTCAGTCAACGCTGGCGGTCAGGTACGATGTTAATAATCCGAACTTGGCTTATCAGCATCAATAGTAGATAATGTGGTCTTGGTTCATACTTACTAGGTGCCAATCTTACTTAATGCTCAATATTCCTTGTATGAACCTGCCACTTTTTGACATTGTCCACACTCTGAGCTTAGCTGAAAGGAACTGCCTACAAGCAGCATTTGCTTTGACAATTTCGTTGCTGACTATTCTGCTCTATTGGAATCAGCCTACATGCCCCAAATCAGACGCTGCGTGAAACTATTGTTCCAAGTGCGAAATCATATCCGCTGGAAGCACTAATGGACGACTGCAAGAACTATTTCCTCGAAACGGGACGCAGGGTATCCTTCGAGTACACTCTGCTAGGTAATCCAGCTATGCCTTCCCACTGAATGATCCATCTGTCTGACAAGGATGGATGTTAAAAACTGCATTATCACTTCAGCCATTGTCATCTGACATGTCTGAACCACTTACCCAGCTGGGATTAACGATGACAAGGCGCATGCTGAAGAACTCGCGGCACTGCTGCACGCCTGTGGAGGTGGGTACCACGTGAACCTGATTCCCTATAACCCAGTAGAAGGTTCCGAGTACAAGAGGCCTTACAGAAAAGCGGTACGCAATCTATCTCAGTCTTCATCACATTGCCCACTagaagtttgagattgttggtatTCATGTTGTTGTTTTTTTCACAGATTCAAGCATTTGTCGATGGGCTGGAATCTCGGAAGATCACGGTCAGCGTTCGACAGACCCGTGGGCTTGATGGTAATGCAGCTTGTGGGCAACTCAGGAATGAGTTCCAAAAGAATCCACTGCTTGAATCATCTATGCCCTTGGAGCCGAACCAGCTGATCGAGTCGTCT contains:
- the LOC124661222 gene encoding probable dual-specificity RNA methyltransferase RlmN, with the translated sequence MAAPQQVRAVPLARALRLRARASAAPAKPTETSRRALLGLTEPDLRQLAVDLGQQGYRGKQLHDLVYKNRAKQIEEFAYVPKVFREALVGAGWSVGRSPVHHAVTATDGTTKILLKLEDNRLVETVGIPVDDRGTPRLTACVSSQVGCPLRCSFCATGKGGFARNLKGHEIVEQVLAIEESFKQRVTNVVFMGMGEPMLNLKAVLEAHTCLNKELKIGQRMMTISTVGVPNTINKLATHKLQSTLAVSLHAPNQTLRETIVPSAKSYPLEALMDDCKNYFLETGRRVSFEYTLLAGINDDKAHAEELAALLHACGGGYHVNLIPYNPVEGSEYKRPYRKAIQAFVDGLESRKITVSVRQTRGLDGNAACGQLRNEFQKNPLLESSMPLEPNQLIESSTPSEPSLVAA